The Salinispora tropica CNB-440 genome has a window encoding:
- a CDS encoding alpha/beta fold hydrolase, with translation MYVTAPDRTGEVQLSDGRLLGWAEWGPPEGTPVLFSPGAATSRWLGFGADVIDRLGVRLVSVERPGLGASTPLPGRTFADFVADIRQFTTIRGLGRPAMVGNSQGAPFALACAEEDVTAALAIVSGADEVAAPEFASVLPAELRKLVDWTVRDAAEAERFFAGYSADSLLDFVLGGSPECDLEVYREPGFADAYRRALNEAFAQGAAGYARDTVLAMSPWSIDLNKIFVPVDVWYGELDQSHSPDNGSLLATRIPGAQHHLVPAIGGAVLWTHAEPILSTLLTRANIQS, from the coding sequence ATGTACGTCACGGCTCCTGACCGCACCGGTGAAGTCCAGTTGTCTGACGGGCGGTTGCTGGGTTGGGCAGAATGGGGACCGCCGGAGGGGACACCCGTACTGTTCTCCCCTGGTGCCGCCACCAGCCGCTGGCTCGGGTTCGGCGCCGACGTTATCGACCGCCTCGGCGTGCGCCTCGTTTCTGTGGAACGTCCGGGGCTCGGCGCATCGACGCCGCTGCCCGGTCGAACGTTCGCCGACTTCGTCGCCGACATCCGGCAGTTCACCACGATACGCGGATTGGGTCGGCCCGCGATGGTCGGAAACTCGCAGGGCGCACCGTTCGCGCTGGCCTGCGCGGAGGAAGATGTCACCGCTGCCCTCGCCATCGTTTCCGGGGCAGACGAGGTGGCCGCGCCGGAGTTCGCCTCCGTACTGCCAGCCGAGCTACGCAAGCTCGTCGACTGGACGGTACGTGACGCGGCAGAGGCAGAGCGCTTCTTCGCCGGATACAGCGCCGACTCACTGCTCGACTTCGTACTGGGCGGCAGCCCAGAGTGCGACCTCGAGGTATACCGCGAGCCCGGGTTCGCGGACGCCTATCGTCGTGCCCTGAACGAGGCGTTCGCGCAGGGGGCAGCTGGGTACGCGCGGGACACGGTGCTGGCAATGAGCCCCTGGTCCATCGACCTCAATAAGATCTTCGTGCCAGTCGACGTCTGGTACGGCGAATTGGACCAGAGCCATTCGCCAGACAACGGATCGCTGCTCGCCACCCGGATACCCGGCGCACAGCATCACCTCGTACCCGCGATCGGCGGAGCGGTGCTGTGGACACATGCCGAGCCGATCCTCAGCACCCTCTTGACCAGGGCGAACATCCAGTCGTAG
- a CDS encoding NUDIX domain-containing protein: MNARTYTDPSVLAGIAAGASWADPEMDPTRIDWTARRAAAAIPFPLVNGRPVNPAAPTGVRFGRNELGHWGEALAADAIVTASDPDGWRWLLLIERGDGHGWALPGGHVDPGEDPTHAAFRELAEETGLIADPIDPWVKTLPARYVPDPRASDEAWMVTVPVRVDLGRGWTVLPDVIGRDDARRAEWLPAVDFDCLCRHLGYHGERLFPAHRGLLAELFAG; this comes from the coding sequence ATGAACGCCCGTACCTACACCGACCCATCTGTTCTGGCCGGCATCGCTGCCGGAGCGTCGTGGGCCGACCCGGAGATGGACCCGACCCGCATCGACTGGACCGCCCGGCGGGCCGCCGCCGCGATTCCGTTCCCGCTGGTCAACGGGCGGCCGGTCAACCCGGCCGCGCCGACCGGAGTGAGGTTCGGCCGCAACGAACTCGGCCACTGGGGCGAGGCCCTGGCCGCCGACGCAATCGTTACCGCCTCGGACCCCGACGGGTGGCGGTGGCTGCTGCTGATCGAGCGCGGCGACGGACACGGGTGGGCGCTGCCCGGCGGGCACGTCGACCCCGGTGAGGACCCGACGCACGCGGCGTTCCGGGAGCTGGCCGAGGAAACAGGTCTGATCGCCGACCCCATCGACCCGTGGGTCAAGACGCTGCCGGCCCGCTACGTGCCCGACCCGCGCGCCTCGGATGAGGCGTGGATGGTTACGGTCCCGGTCCGCGTCGACCTCGGCCGCGGCTGGACCGTCCTGCCCGATGTGATCGGCCGCGACGACGCCCGCCGCGCCGAGTGGTTGCCCGCTGTCGACTTCGACTGCCTCTGCCGCCACCTGGGCTACCACGGCGAGCGGCTGTTCCCGGCTCACCGTGGCCTGCTGGCCGAACTGTTCGCCGGCTGA
- the guaD gene encoding guanine deaminase has translation MYRGWILYVVDTPPSGADDTEADQQRWLRQYRDGVLVVSTDGHIADVGNYHEVAPRYPDIPCRDYRGMLIMPGFIDSHVHYVQTQIIASYGRTLLEWLNEFAFPVEEQFSAPQAAAAVADIFLRYLFQNGTTTSVTFAATYPVSASALFEAASAYDMRIITGKTWMDRNAPPQLLDTPESAYRDSRELIRRWHGKGRNLYAITPRFAITSTFEQLRLAGILHAEYPSTYIHTHLSETRAELALVRELFPGFRDYLAVYEAAGLVTERSVLAHGVYLSGSELSRVSAARSTIAHCPTSNLFLASGLYDLQRANRRGVQTSIGTDVGGGTSFSLLRTLDETYKSQHLQGYPVNAFEMLYLCTLGAARHLHLAGKVGSLDIGHEADFVVIDYLAQGIQRTRMEYLRSTGGWTTESMLFGLEITGDDRNVAATYVMGRPVYASRLHRGSHVLPPSRASGVLPEGLVDT, from the coding sequence ATGTACCGCGGCTGGATTCTGTATGTGGTCGACACACCACCCTCGGGAGCTGATGATACCGAGGCCGACCAACAACGGTGGCTGCGCCAATACCGCGACGGGGTTCTTGTCGTGTCGACCGACGGGCACATAGCCGATGTCGGCAACTACCATGAGGTGGCTCCTCGTTACCCGGACATACCCTGCCGAGACTATCGAGGCATGCTGATCATGCCAGGCTTCATTGATTCTCACGTGCACTACGTACAGACCCAGATCATCGCGTCGTATGGCCGGACGCTGCTCGAGTGGCTGAACGAATTCGCCTTTCCGGTCGAGGAGCAGTTCTCCGCTCCGCAGGCCGCCGCGGCAGTAGCCGACATCTTCCTGAGATACCTCTTTCAGAACGGCACCACCACGTCGGTCACCTTCGCCGCAACCTACCCGGTATCGGCAAGCGCTTTATTTGAGGCGGCGTCCGCATACGACATGCGCATTATCACCGGCAAGACGTGGATGGACCGCAACGCTCCGCCACAGCTGCTGGACACGCCGGAGTCGGCCTACCGCGACAGCCGAGAACTGATCAGAAGATGGCACGGCAAGGGACGTAACCTTTATGCCATCACCCCACGCTTCGCCATTACCAGCACCTTCGAGCAACTCCGTCTGGCCGGCATCCTTCACGCTGAGTATCCCAGTACCTACATCCACACCCATTTGTCGGAGACGAGAGCCGAGCTGGCCCTGGTCCGTGAGCTGTTCCCCGGGTTCCGGGACTACCTCGCCGTGTATGAGGCGGCCGGCCTGGTGACCGAGCGATCCGTGCTTGCGCACGGTGTCTACCTGTCCGGCTCCGAACTGTCTCGCGTCAGCGCCGCCCGTTCGACCATCGCGCACTGTCCGACCTCGAACCTGTTCCTGGCCAGTGGTCTGTACGACCTGCAGCGGGCGAACCGCCGCGGTGTGCAGACGTCTATAGGCACCGACGTCGGCGGGGGAACGTCATTCTCCTTGCTACGGACGCTCGATGAGACGTACAAGTCGCAGCATTTGCAAGGGTATCCCGTGAATGCCTTCGAAATGCTCTACCTGTGCACTCTCGGGGCAGCCCGGCACCTACACCTGGCGGGAAAGGTCGGCAGCTTGGATATAGGGCACGAAGCGGACTTCGTTGTGATCGACTATCTGGCGCAGGGTATTCAGCGCACCCGAATGGAGTATCTGCGCAGTACCGGCGGCTGGACCACCGAGTCGATGCTGTTCGGCCTGGAGATAACCGGCGATGACCGGAACGTCGCTGCAACCTATGTCATGGGTCGTCCCGTGTACGCCTCGAGGCTCCACCGAGGGAGTCACGTCCTGCCTCCGAGCAGGGCGAGTGGGGTGTTGCCCGAAGGCCTCGTGGACACCTGA
- a CDS encoding Pycsar system effector family protein, which produces MVPVSEPTPVGDPVDPAWFFARAEFTRGELTRVDGKAATSMAIAGAAATLGATALARADLPPVAMAVGVATVFLAGVATALLAVTVRPCLAGGHGLMHYAVSTPHQLLAEVADPARTTAEQEARYLVWLARLALRKYRRIRLAVDLLLTALAGTAATAALATLTPGG; this is translated from the coding sequence ATGGTGCCAGTTTCCGAGCCGACGCCGGTCGGCGACCCGGTCGATCCGGCCTGGTTTTTTGCCCGCGCCGAGTTCACGCGCGGTGAGTTGACGCGTGTGGACGGCAAGGCCGCCACGTCGATGGCGATCGCGGGAGCTGCGGCCACGCTCGGCGCTACCGCGCTGGCCAGGGCTGACCTGCCGCCAGTGGCGATGGCGGTCGGGGTGGCCACGGTCTTCCTGGCCGGTGTGGCTACCGCACTGTTGGCGGTGACGGTCCGGCCGTGTCTAGCCGGTGGTCATGGGCTGATGCACTACGCCGTTTCCACCCCACACCAGCTACTCGCCGAGGTCGCCGACCCGGCTCGGACCACCGCTGAGCAGGAAGCCCGGTACCTGGTGTGGCTGGCACGCCTAGCGCTGCGCAAGTACCGGCGGATCCGCCTCGCGGTCGACCTGCTGCTAACCGCGCTGGCCGGCACCGCCGCTACCGCCGCCCTCGCCACCCTGACCCCCGGAGGTTGA
- a CDS encoding aldehyde dehydrogenase family protein: MTLTQSSGIPDAVAAARGSFERGLTRSLSARRRQLRALGAMLTENESAFEAALWKDLRKNRAEAQLTEISIVLAEINHALRHLRQWARPTRVPVPLVLMPARARLVPEPLGVVLVIAPWNYPVLLLLSPLVGALAAGNTAVVKPSELAPATSSLIARLVPSYFPDGAVQTVEGGVPETTELLAQRFDHIVFTGSGTVGRIVMRAAAEQLTPVTLELGGKSPAWFDDSADIAVAARRLAWAKFTNAGQTCIAPDYIMTTPDQVPALVDALGTAIADMWGRDPRASCTYGRIVNDRQFDRLVGYLTGVDPAVGGTYDRTERYFSPTVVTLPATDRPAVGPDAAHPVLQEEIFGPILPILPVASAEQAVQVINGWDKPLALYVFSSAPGIRRLFEEETSSGAVVYNAALIHAAATGLPFGGVGASGMGAYHGSYSWRTFSHLKPVLEKPLKPDSLRLIQPPFGKLGTALAQHLMRRA; this comes from the coding sequence ATGACTCTCACCCAGAGTAGTGGGATTCCCGATGCCGTGGCCGCTGCCCGGGGCAGCTTCGAGCGCGGCCTCACCCGCTCGTTGTCCGCCCGCCGTCGTCAGCTGCGGGCGCTGGGCGCCATGCTCACCGAGAACGAGTCCGCCTTCGAGGCCGCGCTCTGGAAAGACCTGCGCAAAAACCGGGCGGAGGCGCAGTTGACCGAGATCAGCATCGTCCTCGCCGAGATCAACCATGCGTTACGACACCTGCGGCAGTGGGCACGACCAACCCGGGTACCGGTCCCGCTGGTGCTGATGCCCGCACGGGCGCGGCTGGTGCCCGAGCCGCTCGGCGTCGTGCTGGTCATCGCCCCCTGGAACTACCCGGTGCTGCTACTGCTCAGCCCGCTGGTCGGGGCCCTGGCCGCTGGCAACACGGCTGTAGTCAAACCGAGTGAACTCGCCCCCGCCACCTCGTCACTGATCGCTCGGCTGGTGCCGAGCTACTTTCCCGACGGTGCCGTCCAGACGGTTGAGGGTGGCGTGCCCGAGACCACCGAACTACTGGCCCAGCGGTTCGACCACATCGTCTTCACTGGCAGCGGAACGGTCGGCCGGATCGTGATGCGCGCCGCCGCCGAGCAGCTCACCCCGGTCACGTTGGAACTGGGTGGCAAGTCGCCCGCCTGGTTCGACGACAGCGCCGACATCGCAGTGGCCGCCCGACGGTTGGCCTGGGCGAAATTCACCAACGCCGGGCAGACCTGCATCGCTCCGGACTACATAATGACCACCCCGGATCAGGTACCGGCCCTCGTGGACGCGCTCGGCACGGCGATTGCGGACATGTGGGGGCGCGATCCTCGCGCGAGCTGCACGTACGGCCGCATCGTGAACGACCGCCAGTTCGACCGCCTCGTCGGCTACCTGACCGGCGTCGACCCGGCTGTCGGCGGGACATACGACCGCACTGAGCGCTACTTCTCGCCCACGGTGGTGACCCTCCCGGCCACCGACCGTCCCGCAGTCGGCCCGGACGCCGCGCACCCCGTCCTACAGGAGGAGATCTTCGGCCCGATCCTGCCAATCCTTCCCGTGGCCAGCGCCGAGCAGGCCGTCCAGGTCATCAATGGCTGGGACAAGCCGCTCGCCCTGTACGTGTTCTCGTCCGCCCCTGGCATCCGACGGCTGTTCGAGGAGGAAACCTCCTCTGGTGCCGTGGTCTACAACGCCGCGCTCATCCACGCCGCCGCGACCGGGCTGCCCTTCGGGGGAGTAGGGGCGAGCGGCATGGGCGCCTACCACGGCAGCTACTCCTGGCGAACGTTCAGCCATCTCAAACCGGTCCTCGAGAAGCCACTCAAGCCGGATAGCCTACGCCTGATACAGCCGCCGTTCGGCAAACTGGGGACGGCCCTCGCCCAGCACCTCATGCGTCGGGCCTGA
- a CDS encoding HAD family hydrolase: protein MSADLGRLLGEVGAVLLDFDGPVCSIFAGYPAPQVAAELVNVLRRRGVDVPPDLASEPDPLEVLRRTGAAGDHGVTRTVEDVLCEAERRAVETAAPTPYGREVIVAARQAGMPVAAVSNNSAGAVTAYLTAHRLAEHVSPVVGRAYAEPGRMKPNPEPILQAVRSLGELAARCVLIGDSLSDIEGARAAGVAVIGYANRPTKVGDFRLARADAVVTSMGEIAAALIDRGSNSAS, encoded by the coding sequence ATGAGCGCCGACCTCGGTCGACTGCTTGGCGAAGTCGGCGCGGTGCTACTCGACTTCGACGGACCGGTGTGCAGCATCTTCGCTGGATATCCCGCGCCGCAGGTCGCAGCCGAGTTGGTCAACGTGCTGCGGCGGCGCGGGGTTGATGTGCCTCCGGATCTCGCCAGCGAGCCGGACCCGCTCGAAGTGCTACGCCGCACGGGCGCGGCCGGCGACCACGGTGTCACGCGGACGGTAGAGGACGTGCTCTGCGAGGCCGAGCGCCGAGCCGTCGAGACTGCGGCGCCGACGCCGTACGGCCGGGAGGTCATCGTGGCGGCTCGACAGGCCGGGATGCCGGTGGCGGCCGTGAGTAACAACTCGGCCGGCGCGGTGACGGCCTACCTCACGGCGCATCGGCTCGCCGAGCACGTCTCGCCGGTGGTCGGCCGGGCGTACGCCGAGCCGGGCCGCATGAAGCCCAACCCGGAACCGATCCTGCAAGCCGTGCGCTCCCTCGGCGAGCTAGCGGCCCGATGCGTGCTGATCGGTGACTCGCTCTCCGACATCGAGGGAGCGCGGGCCGCTGGGGTCGCGGTGATCGGCTACGCGAATCGGCCGACGAAGGTCGGCGACTTCCGGCTCGCCAGGGCGGACGCAGTGGTCACCAGCATGGGCGAGATCGCCGCGGCGCTGATCGACCGGGGGAGCAACAGCGCGAGTTGA
- a CDS encoding DUF6284 family protein: MRKHLVPVATEPTAADLAAIEREWPLIAAELDLLDAEITLLYAEDRGSPTEFDWRRLRRAEARVTRAAADLPTRDTVVPRRAA; encoded by the coding sequence GTGAGGAAGCACCTTGTCCCCGTAGCCACCGAGCCGACTGCTGCCGACCTGGCGGCTATTGAACGTGAGTGGCCGTTGATCGCGGCCGAGCTGGACCTGCTGGACGCTGAGATCACGCTGCTCTACGCCGAGGATCGCGGCAGTCCGACCGAGTTCGATTGGCGCCGCTTGCGGCGGGCCGAGGCTCGGGTAACCCGCGCCGCTGCTGACCTACCGACGCGCGACACTGTCGTCCCTCGCCGGGCGGCGTGA
- a CDS encoding LLM class flavin-dependent oxidoreductase: MIMRIGIVILPDQRWAESERRWRQVDEWGFDHAWTYDHLGWRDLVDGPWFDSMTTLTAAAATTRRIRLGTLVASPNFRHPAAFARQVTALDDVSGGRALLGLGAGGIGFDAAVLGGETLPPRQRVDRFTEFVELLDLVLREDGTTWRGDWFTAVDARNNPGCVQTPRVPFVVAANGPRSMRLAIRYGQGWVTTGPTTDDLEVWWEGVADLTARLDKSLASVGREPGSLDRHLLLDSAPVFSLRSADFFAEQVGRAAALGFTDVITHWPRASSWYAGEEAVLVDVASRLPELRRLTD; this comes from the coding sequence GTGATCATGCGGATCGGCATTGTGATCCTTCCGGACCAGCGCTGGGCGGAGTCGGAGCGGCGTTGGCGGCAGGTGGACGAGTGGGGCTTCGACCACGCCTGGACCTATGACCACCTGGGCTGGCGGGACCTGGTGGACGGGCCGTGGTTCGACTCGATGACCACCCTGACCGCCGCCGCGGCCACGACCCGCCGGATTCGGCTCGGCACCCTGGTCGCGTCGCCGAACTTCCGGCACCCGGCTGCTTTTGCCCGCCAGGTCACCGCCCTCGATGACGTGTCCGGCGGTCGGGCCCTGCTCGGTCTGGGTGCGGGCGGCATCGGCTTCGACGCCGCGGTGCTCGGCGGCGAGACCCTTCCGCCGCGGCAGCGGGTGGACCGGTTCACCGAATTCGTCGAGCTGCTCGACCTGGTGTTGCGGGAGGACGGAACGACGTGGCGGGGTGACTGGTTCACCGCGGTTGACGCTCGGAACAACCCGGGCTGCGTCCAGACGCCGCGGGTGCCGTTCGTCGTCGCCGCGAACGGGCCTCGTTCGATGCGGCTCGCGATCCGGTACGGCCAGGGCTGGGTCACCACCGGCCCCACCACCGACGACTTGGAGGTGTGGTGGGAGGGCGTGGCGGACCTGACTGCCCGGCTGGACAAGTCGCTGGCATCGGTCGGGCGTGAGCCGGGTTCCCTCGACCGGCACCTGTTGTTGGACTCCGCGCCCGTCTTCTCGCTCCGTAGCGCGGACTTCTTCGCCGAGCAGGTGGGGCGGGCCGCGGCACTCGGTTTCACCGACGTGATCACCCACTGGCCCCGAGCCAGTAGCTGGTACGCGGGGGAGGAGGCGGTCCTGGTGGATGTCGCCTCCCGGCTGCCGGAGCTGCGCCGGCTGACCGACTGA
- a CDS encoding VOC family protein: MRGVDHGHPASWWTAGLLMRGSDVCRIRLGRVHGTWTMMLHPDFEVSDPDAAAAHAVGLGATVAGYRPQQRTRAGRSRRAPLCLY, translated from the coding sequence TTGAGGGGCGTTGACCACGGTCACCCCGCTAGCTGGTGGACCGCGGGACTATTGATGCGGGGCTCGGATGTTTGTCGGATCCGCCTCGGGCGCGTGCACGGGACGTGGACGATGATGCTGCACCCGGATTTCGAGGTGTCTGATCCGGATGCGGCGGCGGCCCACGCGGTGGGGTTGGGTGCGACGGTCGCCGGCTACCGACCACAGCAGCGGACGCGTGCTGGTCGATCGCGCCGGGCTCCTCTCTGCCTCTACTGA
- a CDS encoding GntR family transcriptional regulator, translating into MSENLDFLGELDPDDPKQASQQIANKLRAAILTRRLAPGDKLPSQPDLATRYGVARETVKRALDLLRAERLIVSRQGSGAFVRAQTQRAVELRPHIEAAFERPHVTIDFAGFSGETLRDALAEALDKVRVGRLAPETIAVRVLISDMTVPMALPARAETQADDPVVRERAERITRRAAEGIIDQVTELGDLGLIRSTTVEVRMHRASPLFKLYILNGEEVFYGFYPVVERTVSIKGEPMAIYDLMGKDVPLFHYAVTDDDTSHGTQFVEGARQWFDSVWSTIAYRYDT; encoded by the coding sequence GTGAGCGAGAACCTTGACTTCCTCGGCGAGCTGGACCCCGACGACCCCAAACAGGCCTCGCAGCAGATCGCGAACAAGCTGCGGGCGGCCATCCTCACGCGTCGACTCGCACCCGGTGACAAGCTGCCCTCGCAGCCCGATCTAGCCACCCGCTACGGCGTGGCGCGGGAGACGGTCAAGCGAGCCTTGGACCTGCTCCGGGCAGAGCGGCTGATCGTGTCTCGACAGGGCAGCGGGGCGTTTGTTCGCGCGCAGACACAGCGGGCTGTCGAGCTGCGGCCACACATCGAAGCCGCATTCGAGAGGCCGCACGTCACCATCGACTTTGCCGGGTTCTCCGGCGAGACGCTGCGGGACGCGCTCGCCGAGGCGCTCGACAAGGTGCGGGTTGGAAGGCTCGCGCCGGAGACGATCGCGGTGCGGGTGCTGATCTCTGACATGACGGTGCCCATGGCGTTGCCCGCTCGGGCTGAAACTCAGGCGGACGATCCGGTGGTGCGAGAGCGAGCCGAGCGCATCACGCGCCGGGCGGCTGAAGGGATCATCGACCAGGTAACCGAGCTGGGCGACCTAGGTCTGATTCGGTCAACCACGGTAGAGGTGCGGATGCACCGAGCGTCGCCCCTGTTCAAGCTCTACATCCTGAACGGGGAAGAGGTCTTCTACGGCTTCTACCCGGTCGTTGAGCGCACCGTCTCGATCAAGGGTGAACCCATGGCGATCTACGACCTTATGGGCAAGGACGTACCGCTGTTCCACTACGCGGTGACCGATGACGACACGTCTCACGGCACGCAGTTCGTGGAAGGCGCTCGCCAGTGGTTCGACTCGGTGTGGTCGACCATCGCCTACCGGTACGACACATGA
- a CDS encoding SigE family RNA polymerase sigma factor, with protein sequence MTFEEYAFARTAALVRLARLLTGDEHRAEDLVQDVLAKAYARWGRISRIDQPEAYVRRMLVNANRSWWRRGSRREICTPAVSDRVGGVDEAAGVVERDTLWRLVRALPTRQRTVIVLRYYEDLDDTAIAEIVGCSTGTVRTHARRALQALRKHQEAPTPARTGGI encoded by the coding sequence GTGACGTTCGAGGAGTACGCGTTCGCGCGCACCGCAGCGCTGGTGCGGCTCGCCCGGCTGCTGACAGGTGACGAGCATCGTGCCGAGGACCTGGTCCAGGACGTGCTGGCGAAGGCGTACGCACGCTGGGGACGCATCTCTCGGATCGATCAACCCGAGGCTTATGTCCGCCGGATGCTGGTCAACGCGAATCGCTCGTGGTGGCGCCGAGGCAGCCGGCGAGAGATCTGCACCCCTGCGGTGAGCGACCGCGTGGGCGGGGTGGACGAGGCGGCCGGGGTCGTCGAACGCGACACCTTGTGGCGACTCGTCCGTGCGCTGCCGACACGGCAGCGCACCGTGATCGTTCTGCGCTACTACGAAGATCTTGACGATACGGCGATCGCCGAGATCGTGGGTTGTTCGACCGGCACAGTTCGCACGCATGCGAGGCGCGCCCTGCAGGCGCTACGGAAACACCAGGAGGCACCTACGCCCGCACGGACGGGAGGGATTTGA
- a CDS encoding GNAT family N-acetyltransferase, whose translation MSAPVTVREATAADWPAVTDIVNHYIATTTLNLHTEARTLQDWTADWTRYRERYPWLVATDDDRVVGVAYAGPWKARNAYDWCAEVTGYVSTDMRGRRVGHALYRSLLAVLDAQGFRSQIAVIGLPNDPSAGFHESFGFRHVGTLAGVGFKNGTWLDVGFWQRSAGDTSQAPDPLLPCADVLKEVLDAVGRE comes from the coding sequence GTGAGTGCACCCGTGACGGTCCGCGAGGCCACCGCCGCCGACTGGCCTGCCGTGACCGACATCGTGAACCACTACATCGCCACCACGACGTTGAACCTCCACACGGAGGCGCGAACCCTGCAAGACTGGACCGCCGACTGGACCCGGTACCGCGAGCGCTACCCATGGCTGGTCGCCACGGATGACGACCGGGTCGTCGGGGTGGCATACGCCGGACCGTGGAAGGCGCGTAACGCGTACGACTGGTGCGCTGAGGTCACCGGGTACGTCTCCACGGACATGCGGGGCCGCCGGGTTGGTCACGCGCTGTACCGCAGTCTGCTCGCGGTGCTGGACGCACAGGGGTTCCGTAGCCAGATCGCGGTGATCGGGTTGCCCAACGACCCCAGCGCGGGCTTCCACGAGTCATTCGGGTTCCGCCACGTCGGCACACTCGCGGGCGTCGGCTTCAAGAACGGCACCTGGCTCGACGTCGGCTTCTGGCAGCGGTCGGCCGGGGACACCAGCCAGGCGCCGGATCCGCTACTGCCGTGCGCCGACGTGCTGAAGGAGGTGCTGGATGCCGTCGGCCGAGAATGA
- a CDS encoding tyrosine-type recombinase/integrase has translation MFTGESGRNLWRGNFNKLVKWPEAVAAVGVPGLHFHDLRHTGNTLASRAPGASLRDIMARMGHDSPRAALIYQHANREADQGIADAIDQAVKAAQRKPSKRKPKRAAKGNGPAAAAS, from the coding sequence GTGTTCACTGGCGAGAGCGGCCGGAACCTCTGGCGCGGCAATTTCAACAAGCTGGTCAAGTGGCCCGAGGCGGTCGCTGCCGTGGGTGTTCCTGGACTGCACTTTCACGACCTGCGGCACACCGGCAACACCCTCGCGTCGCGGGCACCAGGCGCGAGCCTGCGCGACATCATGGCGCGGATGGGTCACGACAGCCCCCGCGCCGCGCTGATCTACCAGCACGCCAACAGGGAGGCCGACCAGGGCATCGCCGACGCGATCGACCAGGCCGTCAAGGCAGCCCAGCGCAAGCCGAGTAAACGCAAGCCGAAGCGGGCCGCCAAGGGCAACGGACCGGCCGCCGCCGCGAGCTAA
- a CDS encoding RRQRL motif-containing zinc-binding protein, producing MSRTRAAYWDPEGTRYGIPTWWWRGAPSGYATRRQLRAAGLRPGGQPVAAQILWRGVGGTRVAHLYRLDLARPKRTATPAQRVAIGKALTARRTCRVCGQVRPYYIPLSLGECLDCTNPMEAAA from the coding sequence ATGTCTCGCACCCGTGCCGCCTACTGGGACCCCGAAGGGACCCGGTACGGCATACCGACCTGGTGGTGGCGTGGTGCCCCGTCTGGCTACGCGACCCGTCGTCAACTTCGCGCCGCCGGCCTACGACCTGGTGGTCAACCGGTCGCGGCGCAGATCCTCTGGCGCGGGGTCGGCGGTACCCGCGTCGCCCACCTGTACCGGCTGGATCTGGCTCGGCCGAAGCGCACCGCTACCCCCGCCCAACGTGTCGCCATCGGCAAGGCGTTGACCGCCCGCCGCACCTGCCGCGTCTGCGGCCAGGTCCGGCCCTACTACATCCCGCTCTCGCTCGGCGAGTGCCTTGACTGCACGAACCCTATGGAGGCTGCTGCATGA
- a CDS encoding GNAT family N-acetyltransferase, giving the protein MGQVVKLRDMRQDEYDVYSDQQLREYVEAQTGLVSTEAARRKALRDREQFLPHGLATERHRLLVAENSGGEVVGAVWLGLDDPRSKSAEMAWIFDIRVDPAHRRLGYGAAILSAVEELAREAGALRLGLNVFGHNAPAIALYERSGYEMTTQQMAKPLR; this is encoded by the coding sequence ATGGGCCAGGTCGTGAAACTGCGGGACATGCGTCAGGACGAGTACGACGTCTACTCGGATCAGCAGCTCCGCGAGTATGTGGAGGCACAGACCGGATTGGTCTCGACCGAAGCAGCCCGGAGGAAGGCGCTCCGGGACCGGGAGCAGTTCCTGCCCCACGGGCTGGCCACCGAGCGCCACCGTTTGTTGGTGGCGGAGAACAGCGGCGGTGAGGTCGTCGGAGCCGTCTGGCTCGGCTTGGACGATCCACGCAGCAAGTCGGCCGAGATGGCCTGGATCTTCGACATCAGAGTTGATCCCGCCCACCGACGGTTGGGCTACGGCGCTGCCATTCTGTCGGCGGTCGAGGAGCTGGCCCGGGAGGCGGGGGCGCTGCGCCTGGGGCTCAACGTCTTCGGCCACAACGCACCGGCGATCGCGCTGTACGAACGCAGTGGGTACGAGATGACCACTCAGCAGATGGCGAAGCCCCTGCGCTGA